In Vigna radiata var. radiata cultivar VC1973A chromosome 3, Vradiata_ver6, whole genome shotgun sequence, the following proteins share a genomic window:
- the LOC106757055 gene encoding ABC transporter A family member 7: MANEPASFWTQANALLRKNLTFQKRNVKTNVRLIMFPFLLCLLLLLLQRLVDSQLDKAENKCGCECVRREGDTCVEEECGIQHSDLDQVTTCAIPNPPEWSPLLQVPAPQYRAVRTDNFPFSDYPNASCRRNGSCPVTMLFTGTNQSFGEIISGNMIPSFFTAINSSSVMASLAANVAGSASNTENTNFLEPAFFSDQPIYYLQSQCTQNSTFSISFELSAAISREQELVCAEGLPLWRNSASEVNNELYRGYRKSNLEEQIQEIAAGYDFLNSNGRMFNVSIWYNSTYKNDTGSTEIALARIPRSVNLVSDAYLQFLLGPGTKMFFEFVKEMPKPSTPIKFDLASLLGGLFFTWVILQLFPIALTSLVYEKQQRLRIMMKMHGLGDGPYWMISYGYFLALSIVYMLCFVIFGSLIGLNFFTMNDYSIQFVFYFIYINLQIALAFLLASVFSNVKTATVIAYIGVFGTGLLAGFLFQFFVQDTSFPRGWIIVMELYPGFALYRGLYEFSQYSFNGDALGTDGMRWGDLSDSENGMKEVLIIMFVEWILVLSFAYYIDQVLSTGSRKSPLFFFKRFHKKPHSSFRKPSIRRQKSKVFVQMEKPDVTQEREKVEQLLLEPTINQAIVCDDLRKVYPGRDGNPEKIAVRGLSLALPQGECFGMLGPNGAGKTSFINMMIGLTKPTSGTAFVQGLDIITHMDGIYTSMGVCPQHDLLWESLTGREHLLFYGRLKNLKGSALTEAVEESLKSVNLFYGGVADKKAGKYSGGMKRRLSVAISLIGDPKVVYMDEPSTGLDPASRNNLWNVVKRAKQDRAIILTTHSMEEAEVLCDRLGIFVDGSLQCIGNPKELKGRYGGTYVFTMTTSVDDEKDVENLVRRLSRNANKIYHISGTQKFELPKGEVKIADVFKAVETAKRSFSVSAWGLADTTLEDVFIKVARGAQPFDTLS; encoded by the exons ATGGCAAACGAACCTGCGAGCTTCTGGACTCAGGCAAACGCTCTCCTTAGAAAGAATTTAACGTTTCAG AAGCGAAATGTTAAAACAAACGTTCGACTCATCATGTTCCCGTTCCTGCTATGTCTGTTGCTGCTTCTGCTTCAACGCCTGGTGGATTCTCAATTGGACAAGGCAGAGAACAAGTGTGGGTGCGAGTGTGTGAGGAGAGAAGGAGACACGTGTGTGGAGGAGGAGTGCGGGATTCAGCATTCGGATTTGGACCAAGTAACAACCTGCGCCATTCCAAATCCTCCTGAATGGTCTCCTCTGTTGCAGGTGCCGGCTCCGCAGTACCGAGCTGTGAGAACGGACAATTTTCCCTTTTCCGATTATCCAAACGCCTCCTGCAGGAGGAACGGCTCCTGTCCTGTCACTATGCTCTTCACTGGGACAAATCAGTCTTTTGGAGAAa TTATATCTGGGAATATGATTCCAAGTTTCTTCACTGCTATAAACAGCTCTTCTGTTATGGCTAGTTTGGCAGCAAATGTCGCT GGATCAGCCTCAAATACAGAAAACACCAATTTTCTGGAACCTGCTTTCTTTTCGGATCAACCTATTTATTATCTTCAAAGTCAGTGCACGCAGAACTCtacattttccatttcttttgaGCTATCCGCAGCAATTAGCAGAGAACAAG AGTTAGTTTGCGCCGAGGGCTTACCTTTATGGCGTAATAGTGCTTCTGAAGTGAACAATGAGCTATATAGAGGTTATCGGAAAAGTAACCTAGAGGAACAAATCCAAGAGATAGCTGCCG GTTATGATTTTTTGAATTCAAATGGGAGAATGTTTAATGTCAGCATATGGTACAACTCCACCTACAAAAACGACACTGGTTCTACTGAAATTGCATTGGCGCGTATTCCTCGTTCTGTTAATTTG GTATCAGACGCCTATCTGCAGTTTCTGTTGGGACCTGGTACCAAAATGTTTTTTGAGTTTGTAAAGGAAATGCCAAAACCTTCAACCccaattaaatttgatttggcTTCTCTTTTGGGTGGTCTGTTCTTTACATGGGTTATCCTGCAACTTTTCCCT ATTGCCTTGACATCGCTTGTATATGAGAAGCAACAAAGATTAAGAATCATGATGAAAATGCATGGTCTTGGTGATGGGCCATATTGGATGATTTCGTATGGTTATTTTCTGGCCTTATCAATTGTCTACATGCTGTGTTTTGTGATATTTGGCTCACTCATAG GGTTGAATTTCTTCACAATGAATGACTACAGCATCCAATTCGTGTTTTATTTCATCtatataaatttacaaattgCACTGGCTTTTTTATTGGCTTCCGTGTTTTCAAATGTTAAAACTGCTACAG TAATTGCATATATAGGTGTGTTTGGAACTGGGCTATTAGCTGgctttcttttccaattttttgtTCAAGACACATCATTTCCAA GAGGGTGGATCATTGTTATGGAGCTGTATCCTGGGTTTGCTTTATATCGTGGGCTATATGAGTTTTCGCAATATTCGTTTAATGGTGACGCTTTGGGGACTGATGGTATGCGCTGGGGCGATCTGAGCGATAGCGAAAATGGCATGAAGGAGGTCTTAATTATAATGTTTGTGGAGTGGATTTTGGTGCTTTCCTTTGCCTATTATATCGATCAAGTTTTGTCAACAGGAAGCAGAAAAAgtcctctttttttctttaaaagatttCACAAAAAGCCTCATTCATCTTTTCGGAAGCCTAGTATCCGAAGGCAGAAATCCAAGGTTTTTGTTCAGATGGAGAAACCTGATGTCACTCAAgag AGGGAGAAGGTGGAGCAACTGCTACTTGAACCGACCATCAATCAAGCAATTGTATGTGACGACCTGAGAAAGGTCTACCCTGGGAGAGATGGTAACCCTGAGAAAATTGCGGTGAGAGGGTTGTCCCTTGCTTTGCCTCAAGGAGAATGCTTTGGTATGCTTGGTCCCAATGGTGCTGGGAAGACTTCTTTTATCAATATG ATGATTGGTCTCACGAAGCCAACCTCTGGTACTGCATTTGTTCAAGGTCTTGACATAATAACTCATATGGATGGAATATATACTAGCATGGGTGTATGCCCACAACATGA tttgcTTTGGGAATCCCTGACTGGAAGAGAGCATCTACTCTTTTATGGAAGACTTAAAAATCTTAAAGGTTCAGCCTTGACAGAA GCAGTGGAAGAATCGTTGAAAAGTGTAAACCTTTTTTATGGAGGAGTTGCAGATAAAAAAGCTGGAAAGTACAGCGGAGGAATGAAAAGGAGGCTTAGTGTCGCAATTTCATTGATTGGAGATCCTAAG gttGTTTATATGGATGAACCAAGTACTGGATTAGACCCTGCATCAAGAAACAACTTATGGAATGTTGTCAAGCGTGCAAAACAAGATCGTGCAATCATTCTTACCA CACATTCGATGGAAGAGGCAGAGGTCCTATGCGATCGATTAGGAATATTTGTAGATGGAAGCTTGCAGTGCATAGGAAACCCAAAGGAG TTGAAAGGTAGGTATGGAGGAACCTACGTGTTCACAATGACAACATCTGTGGATGATGAAAAGGATGTAGAGAATCTGGTGCGAAGGCTTTCCCGAAATGCTAACAAGATCTACCATATCTCTGGTACACAAAAGTTTGAGCTACCAAAGGGAGAGGTTAAAATAGCAGATGTATTCAAAGCAGTTGAAACTGCAAAAAGAAGCTTCAGCGTTTCAGCATGGGGTTTAGCTGACACCACATTGGAAGATGTCTTCATCAAAGTTGCACGTGGGGCTCAGCCATTTGACACCTTGTCATAG